A window of Sphaeramia orbicularis chromosome 8, fSphaOr1.1, whole genome shotgun sequence genomic DNA:
GACGTTTACTCCACACACTGACAACATGCTGGTGACCCTCTGCACTCTCATCACTGCTCTAACATGTAAGATATTCTCCTGCTTCTGTCATTCACACATATTATCAAATATCAACctttcattcatgtatttttctattatttgacagATGCTGATGCAGTGAAAGTGCTGACTCAGACGCCTGCTGTCCACACAGTTTCTCCAGGACAAGAAGTTGTTCTGAAATGTAACGTTCAGACAGATAATACCTATGTCAGCTGGTATAAACAGGTTCCTGGTGAAGCTCCTCAATTGGTTCTATACTTTTATTATAGTCACAGTTCACCCAGCTATGGAACAGGATTCTCCTCTGATCGATTTAACTCTAAAACTACGTCAAACATTGATTACCAGTTTATCATTAAACGTGCAGAGGCAGGAGACTCTGCTCAGTATTTCTGTGGGACATGGGATGGTTCTGCTAATGCAGCTGTATCACAGTGAATCACACCATGAAAAAAACCTCAGTGACAGAATCAATACAGTTTGGATCATTTATTAAAAAAGTAAGCAACTAACCTTCCATTAATTAAGAAAAGATTCTTCAAAcattgaaaatgaaagtaaaaattaacaatttaatgAACTTTCCTGGACTTTCTGAATGATGAACATATGCAGACCAGTGTCACTACAATCACACTGAATTCAATGGT
This region includes:
- the LOC115424017 gene encoding immunoglobulin lambda-1 light chain-like; translated protein: MLVTLCTLITALTYADAVKVLTQTPAVHTVSPGQEVVLKCNVQTDNTYVSWYKQVPGEAPQLVLYFYYSHSSPSYGTGFSSDRFNSKTTSNIDYQFIIKRAEAGDSAQYFCGTWDGSANAAVFGPGTKLTVTSSSVPPPVLTVFPPSAAELQSNKATLVCLSSQSVAFAHVTWLSAGSPLSTGISTSTAVQQPDQTFQISSYLSIQTSDWNTDQVYTCKVSVGSHTSEKHINKSACPTEQQ